In a genomic window of Rhododendron vialii isolate Sample 1 chromosome 12a, ASM3025357v1:
- the LOC131309458 gene encoding uncharacterized protein LOC131309458: MTFAEFETLFLDKYLPTPFRLAKEQEFLNLKQGTMTVTQYAAKFEELSRYAQTAVATEDKKARRFEWGLTTARRAVVAQACPTYTGVVKCALRLESEENDFKTRWRKAAGNTGGPIRTQPSNNNRGPYPTKPFTPTQNNQPWRTDTLGCGKPQRGNRDLMTVRCYNCQSIGHYSRQCPQPQKEGNGSFGNQKTQQPG, from the coding sequence atgacctttgccGAGTTCGAGACCCTGTTTCTTGACAAGTACTTACCCACACCCTTTCGTCtggccaaggaacaagagttcctaaATCTGAAACAGGGAACGATGACCGTTACCCAATATGCGGCCAAATTCGAGGAATTGTCTCGTTACGCCCAAACGGCCGTTGCAACTGAGGACAAGAAGGCGAGAAGGTTTGAGTGGGGACTAACAACTGCTAGAAGGGCTGTGGTAGCTCAAGCCTGTCCCACCTATACCGGTGTTGTGAAGTGTGCTCTTCGGCTGGAGAGTGAGGAaaatgacttcaaaacccgatggaggaaggcagCAGGCAACACCGGCGGACCTATCCGAACTCAACCTTCCAATAATAACCGAGGACCCTACCCTACCAAACCCTTCACCCCGACCCAAAACAACCAACCTTGGAGGACTGATACACTAGGATGTGGCAAACCGCAGAGGGGCAACCGAGATTTGATGACAGTCAGGTGTTACAACTGTCAGTCTATAGGCCACTATAGCCGCCAATGCCCGCAACCTCAGAAGGAGGGGAATGGGAGCTTTGGAAATCAGAAAACTCAACAACCGGGATAG
- the LOC131309735 gene encoding helicase-like transcription factor CHR28 isoform X1 codes for MAAITNDDEECMPDHADALQSFIESTKKCCSFMSGLLCSLLSRHCTNLVGSKFGGSNKFLRERDPHSTVMDAGEAIEITSSGSDSSSWDLEEYREILDAPSPLKDSASSANHRVLPQWDSAVGTTSRGHVGPSQQVSSRKRSSATNGSSSNVDRCAESKLQMHPSSSKYVGASNRHVTSAENSKYYKENVYEKLPSQQVLKRTLPTSLQPFPPGSRSSNFVENVSHGQVHDTHGKSHHFPWPNLPTSKSHKDQFGRSSDDDVIAYDNRGNRILPQSLMHGKYVSNTPYVSYNDPIPRPGLGEERAVGSDERLIYQAALQDLNQPKVEANLPDGLLSVSLLRHQKIALAWMLQKEAASLHCLGGILADDQGLGKTISIIALVQMQRSLQSKSKTEGECNHKAEALNLDDDDDNSSIAPDKGKQPAESDDVKSIPEVTTSNSEFRRRRPAAGTLVVCPATVLRQWSRELKDKVSDEAELSVLIYHGGNRTKDPLELAKYDVVLTTYAIVTNEVPKQPLVDEDDDEHKNGEKYGISSEFSNKKRKSTANVSKKRKKGKKGFDISAIDSACGALARVGWFRVVLDEAQTIKNHRTQVARACCGLRAKRRWCLSGTPIQNAIDELYSYFRFLKYDPYAAYKSFCQQIKFPIARNSIHGYKKLQAVLRAIMLRRTKGTLIDGEPIISLPPKTIHLTKVDFSPEERAFYAKLESDSRSQFKAYAAAGTLNQNYANILLMLLRLRQACDHPLLVKGFTSDPVERDSLETAKRLPRDMLVNLLNVLDTSLAICQLCSDPPEDAVITMCGHVFCYQCVSECLTGDDNMCPAHKCKEQIGSNVVFSKATLRSCISEDPDSSALASSEFPEKSIVLKNEYSSSKIRAIIEILQSHSKSRRPNAESHDLVRCNGDSSYLGKAHSKSSHSGGSPETIDSESETEDPIKAIIFSQWTSMLDLVEVSLNQYSIKYRRLDGTMTLVARDRAVKEFNTYPEVTVMLMSLKAGNLGLNMVAACHVILLDLWWNPTTEDQAIDRAHRIGQTRPVTVSRMTVKDTVEDRILALQEEKRKMVASAFGEDPSGGSTTRLTVEDLKYLFFA; via the exons ATGGCTGCCATTACCAATGATGATGAAGAATGT ATGCCTGACCATGCCGATGCTCTTCAAAGTTTCATCGAGTCTACAAAGAAATGTTGCTCCTTTATGAGTGGATTGCTGTGCAGCTTACTTTCTCGACATTGCACAAATCTA GTTGGCTCAAAATTTGGTGGTTCTAATAAATTTCTTCGTGAAAGGGATCCTCATTCAACTGTTATGGACGCTGGAGAGGCTATAGAGATTACGTCGTCTGGTAGTGATTCATCATCTTGGGATTTAGAGGAATACAGAGAAATACTAGATGCGCCATCACCTCTGAAGGACTCTGCTTCTTCTGCCAATCACAGGGTCCTTCCACAATGGGATTCTGCAGTTGGTACAACTTCAaggg GTCATGTAGGACCTTCTCAACAGGTTTCCTCTCGTAAGCGATCATCTGCTACTAATGGAAGTTCTTCAAATGTTGACCGTTGTGCAGAGTCTAAGCTCCAGATGCATCCTAGTTCTAGTAAATATGTTGGAGCCTCGAATCGGCATGTAACGAGTGCCGAGAATTCCAAGTACTATAAGGAGAATG TTTACGAAAAGCTTCCATCTCAACAAGTTCTGAAGAGGACTCTTCCTACATCCCTGCAGCCATTTCCACCTGGTTCCAGATCCAGCAATTTTGTGGAGAATGTTAGTCACGGTCAGGTTCATGATACTCATGGAAAATCCCATCATTTTCCATGGCCAAACCTACCCACCAGCAAGAGCCATAAAGACCAGTTTGGAAGGAGTAGTGATGATGATGTTATTGCGTACGACAACCGTGGGAATAGAATACTGCCTCAGTCCTTGATGCATGGAAAGTATGTTTCTAATACACCGTATGTCAGTTATAACGATCCTATACCTCGTCCTGGTTTGGGTGAAGAAAGGGCTGTCGGAAGTGATGAGAGACTAATTTATCAAGCTGCCCTACAG GATCTTAACCAACCTAAAGTTGAAGCTAATTTACCTGACGGTCTTTTGTCTGTCTCTCTTCTACGACATCAG AAAATTGCTTTGGCTTGGATGCTTCAGAAGGAAGCAGCAAGTTTACATTGTTTGGGAGGAATTCTGGCTGATGATCAG GGCCTTGGCAAGACTATCTCAATCATTGCCCTTGTACAGATGCAGAGATCTTTACAGTCGAAATCTAAAACAGAAGGCGAATGCAATCATAAAGCTGAAGCCTTGAAtttggatgatgatgatgacaaCAGCAGCATTGCTCCGGATAAAGGCAAGCAACCTGCAGAATCTGATGACGTTAAATCAATTCCGGAAGTGACTACTTCTAATTCGGAGTTCCGTAGGCGGAGGCCTGCAGCTGGGACATTGGTTGTGTGTCCTGCCACTGTTCTTAGACAGTGGTCCAGGGAGCTGAAAGATAAAGTTTCAGATGAAGCGGAACTTTCTGTTTTAATCTATCATGGAGGCAATAGGACAAAGGATCCTCTTGAATTAGCCAAGTATGACGTTGTTCTCACAACATATGCTATCGTGACTAATGAAGTTCCAAAGCAACCTTTGgttgatgaagatgatgatgagcATAAAAATGGGGAGAAATATGGAATATCTTCAGAGTTCTCTAATAAAAAACGGAAAAGTACGGCTAATGTTAGTAAGAAACGCAAGAAGGGTAAAAAAGGATTTGATATTTCTGCTATTGATAGTGCTTGTGGTGCACTTGCAAGAGTTGGTTGGTTTAGGGTGGTACTAGATGAAgctcaaacaataaaaaatcaCAGAACACAAGTGGCTAGAGCATGTTGCGGCCTTAGAGCTAAAAGAAGGTGGTGCTTATCGGGAACACCTATACAGAATGCAATTGATGAACTGTACAGCTACTTTAGATTCCTGAAATATGATCCATATGCTGCTTATAAATCATTTTGCCAGCAAATAAAGTTTCCAATTGCGAGAAACTCAATTCATGGTTACAAGAAGCTTCAAGCTGTTCTAAGGGCTATAATGTTACGTCGAACGAAAG GTACATTAATTGACGGGGAACCTATAATTAGCTTACCACCAAAAACAATACACTTGACTAAGGTGGATTTCTCTCCAGAAGAGCGGGCTTTCTATGCAAAGTTGGAATCTGATTCACGCTCTCAATTCAAG GCATATGCTGCTGCTGGAACTTTGAATCAAAACTATGCAAACATTCTGTTGATGCTTCTGCGCCTTCGTCAGGCTTGTGACCACCCGCTGCTTGTCAAAGGATTCACTTCTGATCCTGTTGAAAGAGACTCGTTGGAGACAGCAAAGAGACTTCCTAGGGATATGCTTGTCAATTTATTGAATGTACTGGATACTTCCTTGGCCATATGTCAGTTATGCAGT GATCCACCTGAAGATGCAGTTATTACCATGTGTGGACATGTCTTTTGCTATCAGTGCGTATCCGAATGTTTGACTGGAGATGACAATATGTGTCCTGCGCATAAATGCAAGGAACAAATTGGTTCCAATGTTGTATTTTCCAAGGCTACCTTAAGGAGTTGTATATCTGAGGATCCTGATAGCAGTGCCCTGGCTTCGTCTGAGTTTCCGGAGAAATCTATTGTGTTGAAGAATGAGTACAGTTCTTCTAAAATCCGAGCTATTATTGAGATTCTTCAGTCACACAGTAAATCAAGGAGACCAAATGCGGAATCACATGATTTGGTGCGATGCAATGGTGATTCTTCGTACTTGGGAAAGGCACACTCAAAGAGTTCTCATTCAGGTGGCAGCCCTGAAACAATAGACTCAGAATCAGAAACTGAAGATCCAATTAAAGCTATTATTTTCTCTCAGTGGACCAGCATGCTGGACTTGGTTGAAGTATCATTGAATCAGTACTCTATAAAATACAGGAGGCTGGATGGGACAATGACTCTGGTTGCAAGAGACAGGGCTGTGAAAGAATTTAACACGTATCCTGAG GTAACTGTTATGCTGATGTCACTAAAAGCAGGAAACCTTGGTCTAAACATGGTTGCTGCTTGTCATGTTATTCTTCTGGATCTTTGGTGGAATCCGACTACAGAAGATCAGGCCATTGACCGAGCTCATAGAATTGGACAGACTCGTCCTGTTACTGTTTCACGGATGACTGTTAAAGACACAGTTGAAGATCGGATTTTAGCTCTCCAG gaagaaaaaaggaaaatggtgGCGTCTGCTTTTGGTGAAGATCCCAGTGGGGGCTCCACAACCCGCTTAACTGTTGAAGATCTCAAGTACCTATTTTTTGCGTAA
- the LOC131309735 gene encoding helicase-like transcription factor CHR28 isoform X2 has product MPDHADALQSFIESTKKCCSFMSGLLCSLLSRHCTNLVGSKFGGSNKFLRERDPHSTVMDAGEAIEITSSGSDSSSWDLEEYREILDAPSPLKDSASSANHRVLPQWDSAVGTTSRGHVGPSQQVSSRKRSSATNGSSSNVDRCAESKLQMHPSSSKYVGASNRHVTSAENSKYYKENVYEKLPSQQVLKRTLPTSLQPFPPGSRSSNFVENVSHGQVHDTHGKSHHFPWPNLPTSKSHKDQFGRSSDDDVIAYDNRGNRILPQSLMHGKYVSNTPYVSYNDPIPRPGLGEERAVGSDERLIYQAALQDLNQPKVEANLPDGLLSVSLLRHQKIALAWMLQKEAASLHCLGGILADDQGLGKTISIIALVQMQRSLQSKSKTEGECNHKAEALNLDDDDDNSSIAPDKGKQPAESDDVKSIPEVTTSNSEFRRRRPAAGTLVVCPATVLRQWSRELKDKVSDEAELSVLIYHGGNRTKDPLELAKYDVVLTTYAIVTNEVPKQPLVDEDDDEHKNGEKYGISSEFSNKKRKSTANVSKKRKKGKKGFDISAIDSACGALARVGWFRVVLDEAQTIKNHRTQVARACCGLRAKRRWCLSGTPIQNAIDELYSYFRFLKYDPYAAYKSFCQQIKFPIARNSIHGYKKLQAVLRAIMLRRTKGTLIDGEPIISLPPKTIHLTKVDFSPEERAFYAKLESDSRSQFKAYAAAGTLNQNYANILLMLLRLRQACDHPLLVKGFTSDPVERDSLETAKRLPRDMLVNLLNVLDTSLAICQLCSDPPEDAVITMCGHVFCYQCVSECLTGDDNMCPAHKCKEQIGSNVVFSKATLRSCISEDPDSSALASSEFPEKSIVLKNEYSSSKIRAIIEILQSHSKSRRPNAESHDLVRCNGDSSYLGKAHSKSSHSGGSPETIDSESETEDPIKAIIFSQWTSMLDLVEVSLNQYSIKYRRLDGTMTLVARDRAVKEFNTYPEVTVMLMSLKAGNLGLNMVAACHVILLDLWWNPTTEDQAIDRAHRIGQTRPVTVSRMTVKDTVEDRILALQEEKRKMVASAFGEDPSGGSTTRLTVEDLKYLFFA; this is encoded by the exons ATGCCTGACCATGCCGATGCTCTTCAAAGTTTCATCGAGTCTACAAAGAAATGTTGCTCCTTTATGAGTGGATTGCTGTGCAGCTTACTTTCTCGACATTGCACAAATCTA GTTGGCTCAAAATTTGGTGGTTCTAATAAATTTCTTCGTGAAAGGGATCCTCATTCAACTGTTATGGACGCTGGAGAGGCTATAGAGATTACGTCGTCTGGTAGTGATTCATCATCTTGGGATTTAGAGGAATACAGAGAAATACTAGATGCGCCATCACCTCTGAAGGACTCTGCTTCTTCTGCCAATCACAGGGTCCTTCCACAATGGGATTCTGCAGTTGGTACAACTTCAaggg GTCATGTAGGACCTTCTCAACAGGTTTCCTCTCGTAAGCGATCATCTGCTACTAATGGAAGTTCTTCAAATGTTGACCGTTGTGCAGAGTCTAAGCTCCAGATGCATCCTAGTTCTAGTAAATATGTTGGAGCCTCGAATCGGCATGTAACGAGTGCCGAGAATTCCAAGTACTATAAGGAGAATG TTTACGAAAAGCTTCCATCTCAACAAGTTCTGAAGAGGACTCTTCCTACATCCCTGCAGCCATTTCCACCTGGTTCCAGATCCAGCAATTTTGTGGAGAATGTTAGTCACGGTCAGGTTCATGATACTCATGGAAAATCCCATCATTTTCCATGGCCAAACCTACCCACCAGCAAGAGCCATAAAGACCAGTTTGGAAGGAGTAGTGATGATGATGTTATTGCGTACGACAACCGTGGGAATAGAATACTGCCTCAGTCCTTGATGCATGGAAAGTATGTTTCTAATACACCGTATGTCAGTTATAACGATCCTATACCTCGTCCTGGTTTGGGTGAAGAAAGGGCTGTCGGAAGTGATGAGAGACTAATTTATCAAGCTGCCCTACAG GATCTTAACCAACCTAAAGTTGAAGCTAATTTACCTGACGGTCTTTTGTCTGTCTCTCTTCTACGACATCAG AAAATTGCTTTGGCTTGGATGCTTCAGAAGGAAGCAGCAAGTTTACATTGTTTGGGAGGAATTCTGGCTGATGATCAG GGCCTTGGCAAGACTATCTCAATCATTGCCCTTGTACAGATGCAGAGATCTTTACAGTCGAAATCTAAAACAGAAGGCGAATGCAATCATAAAGCTGAAGCCTTGAAtttggatgatgatgatgacaaCAGCAGCATTGCTCCGGATAAAGGCAAGCAACCTGCAGAATCTGATGACGTTAAATCAATTCCGGAAGTGACTACTTCTAATTCGGAGTTCCGTAGGCGGAGGCCTGCAGCTGGGACATTGGTTGTGTGTCCTGCCACTGTTCTTAGACAGTGGTCCAGGGAGCTGAAAGATAAAGTTTCAGATGAAGCGGAACTTTCTGTTTTAATCTATCATGGAGGCAATAGGACAAAGGATCCTCTTGAATTAGCCAAGTATGACGTTGTTCTCACAACATATGCTATCGTGACTAATGAAGTTCCAAAGCAACCTTTGgttgatgaagatgatgatgagcATAAAAATGGGGAGAAATATGGAATATCTTCAGAGTTCTCTAATAAAAAACGGAAAAGTACGGCTAATGTTAGTAAGAAACGCAAGAAGGGTAAAAAAGGATTTGATATTTCTGCTATTGATAGTGCTTGTGGTGCACTTGCAAGAGTTGGTTGGTTTAGGGTGGTACTAGATGAAgctcaaacaataaaaaatcaCAGAACACAAGTGGCTAGAGCATGTTGCGGCCTTAGAGCTAAAAGAAGGTGGTGCTTATCGGGAACACCTATACAGAATGCAATTGATGAACTGTACAGCTACTTTAGATTCCTGAAATATGATCCATATGCTGCTTATAAATCATTTTGCCAGCAAATAAAGTTTCCAATTGCGAGAAACTCAATTCATGGTTACAAGAAGCTTCAAGCTGTTCTAAGGGCTATAATGTTACGTCGAACGAAAG GTACATTAATTGACGGGGAACCTATAATTAGCTTACCACCAAAAACAATACACTTGACTAAGGTGGATTTCTCTCCAGAAGAGCGGGCTTTCTATGCAAAGTTGGAATCTGATTCACGCTCTCAATTCAAG GCATATGCTGCTGCTGGAACTTTGAATCAAAACTATGCAAACATTCTGTTGATGCTTCTGCGCCTTCGTCAGGCTTGTGACCACCCGCTGCTTGTCAAAGGATTCACTTCTGATCCTGTTGAAAGAGACTCGTTGGAGACAGCAAAGAGACTTCCTAGGGATATGCTTGTCAATTTATTGAATGTACTGGATACTTCCTTGGCCATATGTCAGTTATGCAGT GATCCACCTGAAGATGCAGTTATTACCATGTGTGGACATGTCTTTTGCTATCAGTGCGTATCCGAATGTTTGACTGGAGATGACAATATGTGTCCTGCGCATAAATGCAAGGAACAAATTGGTTCCAATGTTGTATTTTCCAAGGCTACCTTAAGGAGTTGTATATCTGAGGATCCTGATAGCAGTGCCCTGGCTTCGTCTGAGTTTCCGGAGAAATCTATTGTGTTGAAGAATGAGTACAGTTCTTCTAAAATCCGAGCTATTATTGAGATTCTTCAGTCACACAGTAAATCAAGGAGACCAAATGCGGAATCACATGATTTGGTGCGATGCAATGGTGATTCTTCGTACTTGGGAAAGGCACACTCAAAGAGTTCTCATTCAGGTGGCAGCCCTGAAACAATAGACTCAGAATCAGAAACTGAAGATCCAATTAAAGCTATTATTTTCTCTCAGTGGACCAGCATGCTGGACTTGGTTGAAGTATCATTGAATCAGTACTCTATAAAATACAGGAGGCTGGATGGGACAATGACTCTGGTTGCAAGAGACAGGGCTGTGAAAGAATTTAACACGTATCCTGAG GTAACTGTTATGCTGATGTCACTAAAAGCAGGAAACCTTGGTCTAAACATGGTTGCTGCTTGTCATGTTATTCTTCTGGATCTTTGGTGGAATCCGACTACAGAAGATCAGGCCATTGACCGAGCTCATAGAATTGGACAGACTCGTCCTGTTACTGTTTCACGGATGACTGTTAAAGACACAGTTGAAGATCGGATTTTAGCTCTCCAG gaagaaaaaaggaaaatggtgGCGTCTGCTTTTGGTGAAGATCCCAGTGGGGGCTCCACAACCCGCTTAACTGTTGAAGATCTCAAGTACCTATTTTTTGCGTAA
- the LOC131309735 gene encoding helicase-like transcription factor CHR28 isoform X3 gives MDAGEAIEITSSGSDSSSWDLEEYREILDAPSPLKDSASSANHRVLPQWDSAVGTTSRGHVGPSQQVSSRKRSSATNGSSSNVDRCAESKLQMHPSSSKYVGASNRHVTSAENSKYYKENVYEKLPSQQVLKRTLPTSLQPFPPGSRSSNFVENVSHGQVHDTHGKSHHFPWPNLPTSKSHKDQFGRSSDDDVIAYDNRGNRILPQSLMHGKYVSNTPYVSYNDPIPRPGLGEERAVGSDERLIYQAALQDLNQPKVEANLPDGLLSVSLLRHQKIALAWMLQKEAASLHCLGGILADDQGLGKTISIIALVQMQRSLQSKSKTEGECNHKAEALNLDDDDDNSSIAPDKGKQPAESDDVKSIPEVTTSNSEFRRRRPAAGTLVVCPATVLRQWSRELKDKVSDEAELSVLIYHGGNRTKDPLELAKYDVVLTTYAIVTNEVPKQPLVDEDDDEHKNGEKYGISSEFSNKKRKSTANVSKKRKKGKKGFDISAIDSACGALARVGWFRVVLDEAQTIKNHRTQVARACCGLRAKRRWCLSGTPIQNAIDELYSYFRFLKYDPYAAYKSFCQQIKFPIARNSIHGYKKLQAVLRAIMLRRTKGTLIDGEPIISLPPKTIHLTKVDFSPEERAFYAKLESDSRSQFKAYAAAGTLNQNYANILLMLLRLRQACDHPLLVKGFTSDPVERDSLETAKRLPRDMLVNLLNVLDTSLAICQLCSDPPEDAVITMCGHVFCYQCVSECLTGDDNMCPAHKCKEQIGSNVVFSKATLRSCISEDPDSSALASSEFPEKSIVLKNEYSSSKIRAIIEILQSHSKSRRPNAESHDLVRCNGDSSYLGKAHSKSSHSGGSPETIDSESETEDPIKAIIFSQWTSMLDLVEVSLNQYSIKYRRLDGTMTLVARDRAVKEFNTYPEVTVMLMSLKAGNLGLNMVAACHVILLDLWWNPTTEDQAIDRAHRIGQTRPVTVSRMTVKDTVEDRILALQEEKRKMVASAFGEDPSGGSTTRLTVEDLKYLFFA, from the exons ATGGACGCTGGAGAGGCTATAGAGATTACGTCGTCTGGTAGTGATTCATCATCTTGGGATTTAGAGGAATACAGAGAAATACTAGATGCGCCATCACCTCTGAAGGACTCTGCTTCTTCTGCCAATCACAGGGTCCTTCCACAATGGGATTCTGCAGTTGGTACAACTTCAaggg GTCATGTAGGACCTTCTCAACAGGTTTCCTCTCGTAAGCGATCATCTGCTACTAATGGAAGTTCTTCAAATGTTGACCGTTGTGCAGAGTCTAAGCTCCAGATGCATCCTAGTTCTAGTAAATATGTTGGAGCCTCGAATCGGCATGTAACGAGTGCCGAGAATTCCAAGTACTATAAGGAGAATG TTTACGAAAAGCTTCCATCTCAACAAGTTCTGAAGAGGACTCTTCCTACATCCCTGCAGCCATTTCCACCTGGTTCCAGATCCAGCAATTTTGTGGAGAATGTTAGTCACGGTCAGGTTCATGATACTCATGGAAAATCCCATCATTTTCCATGGCCAAACCTACCCACCAGCAAGAGCCATAAAGACCAGTTTGGAAGGAGTAGTGATGATGATGTTATTGCGTACGACAACCGTGGGAATAGAATACTGCCTCAGTCCTTGATGCATGGAAAGTATGTTTCTAATACACCGTATGTCAGTTATAACGATCCTATACCTCGTCCTGGTTTGGGTGAAGAAAGGGCTGTCGGAAGTGATGAGAGACTAATTTATCAAGCTGCCCTACAG GATCTTAACCAACCTAAAGTTGAAGCTAATTTACCTGACGGTCTTTTGTCTGTCTCTCTTCTACGACATCAG AAAATTGCTTTGGCTTGGATGCTTCAGAAGGAAGCAGCAAGTTTACATTGTTTGGGAGGAATTCTGGCTGATGATCAG GGCCTTGGCAAGACTATCTCAATCATTGCCCTTGTACAGATGCAGAGATCTTTACAGTCGAAATCTAAAACAGAAGGCGAATGCAATCATAAAGCTGAAGCCTTGAAtttggatgatgatgatgacaaCAGCAGCATTGCTCCGGATAAAGGCAAGCAACCTGCAGAATCTGATGACGTTAAATCAATTCCGGAAGTGACTACTTCTAATTCGGAGTTCCGTAGGCGGAGGCCTGCAGCTGGGACATTGGTTGTGTGTCCTGCCACTGTTCTTAGACAGTGGTCCAGGGAGCTGAAAGATAAAGTTTCAGATGAAGCGGAACTTTCTGTTTTAATCTATCATGGAGGCAATAGGACAAAGGATCCTCTTGAATTAGCCAAGTATGACGTTGTTCTCACAACATATGCTATCGTGACTAATGAAGTTCCAAAGCAACCTTTGgttgatgaagatgatgatgagcATAAAAATGGGGAGAAATATGGAATATCTTCAGAGTTCTCTAATAAAAAACGGAAAAGTACGGCTAATGTTAGTAAGAAACGCAAGAAGGGTAAAAAAGGATTTGATATTTCTGCTATTGATAGTGCTTGTGGTGCACTTGCAAGAGTTGGTTGGTTTAGGGTGGTACTAGATGAAgctcaaacaataaaaaatcaCAGAACACAAGTGGCTAGAGCATGTTGCGGCCTTAGAGCTAAAAGAAGGTGGTGCTTATCGGGAACACCTATACAGAATGCAATTGATGAACTGTACAGCTACTTTAGATTCCTGAAATATGATCCATATGCTGCTTATAAATCATTTTGCCAGCAAATAAAGTTTCCAATTGCGAGAAACTCAATTCATGGTTACAAGAAGCTTCAAGCTGTTCTAAGGGCTATAATGTTACGTCGAACGAAAG GTACATTAATTGACGGGGAACCTATAATTAGCTTACCACCAAAAACAATACACTTGACTAAGGTGGATTTCTCTCCAGAAGAGCGGGCTTTCTATGCAAAGTTGGAATCTGATTCACGCTCTCAATTCAAG GCATATGCTGCTGCTGGAACTTTGAATCAAAACTATGCAAACATTCTGTTGATGCTTCTGCGCCTTCGTCAGGCTTGTGACCACCCGCTGCTTGTCAAAGGATTCACTTCTGATCCTGTTGAAAGAGACTCGTTGGAGACAGCAAAGAGACTTCCTAGGGATATGCTTGTCAATTTATTGAATGTACTGGATACTTCCTTGGCCATATGTCAGTTATGCAGT GATCCACCTGAAGATGCAGTTATTACCATGTGTGGACATGTCTTTTGCTATCAGTGCGTATCCGAATGTTTGACTGGAGATGACAATATGTGTCCTGCGCATAAATGCAAGGAACAAATTGGTTCCAATGTTGTATTTTCCAAGGCTACCTTAAGGAGTTGTATATCTGAGGATCCTGATAGCAGTGCCCTGGCTTCGTCTGAGTTTCCGGAGAAATCTATTGTGTTGAAGAATGAGTACAGTTCTTCTAAAATCCGAGCTATTATTGAGATTCTTCAGTCACACAGTAAATCAAGGAGACCAAATGCGGAATCACATGATTTGGTGCGATGCAATGGTGATTCTTCGTACTTGGGAAAGGCACACTCAAAGAGTTCTCATTCAGGTGGCAGCCCTGAAACAATAGACTCAGAATCAGAAACTGAAGATCCAATTAAAGCTATTATTTTCTCTCAGTGGACCAGCATGCTGGACTTGGTTGAAGTATCATTGAATCAGTACTCTATAAAATACAGGAGGCTGGATGGGACAATGACTCTGGTTGCAAGAGACAGGGCTGTGAAAGAATTTAACACGTATCCTGAG GTAACTGTTATGCTGATGTCACTAAAAGCAGGAAACCTTGGTCTAAACATGGTTGCTGCTTGTCATGTTATTCTTCTGGATCTTTGGTGGAATCCGACTACAGAAGATCAGGCCATTGACCGAGCTCATAGAATTGGACAGACTCGTCCTGTTACTGTTTCACGGATGACTGTTAAAGACACAGTTGAAGATCGGATTTTAGCTCTCCAG gaagaaaaaaggaaaatggtgGCGTCTGCTTTTGGTGAAGATCCCAGTGGGGGCTCCACAACCCGCTTAACTGTTGAAGATCTCAAGTACCTATTTTTTGCGTAA